ATGCAGCCAACCACTTTTCCACCTTCTCAAGTATTTCTTTGCGGCTAACAGCTTCCTCTCTAACCTTAGAAATCTGAAGGTCAATTTGTTCCAACAGGTACAGAGGATCAATGGCACCTGCAAAACATTTTCAGTAGGATTACAAATAAAGTAATGGTGAATCATGGTTCTTCTAGGCAAAGTTTGTTTTAGTTTAGTTAACCTCAAAAATAGGAAAACTTGAACCTGCTGCTGAAAGCTCACAGGGTAACACAAGAAACCTCTTTTTGTTATAGTATAACTAGCAATGAATTGTGCTTTAGATATTTACCAGACTCCATAGCTTCAATTGAATAATCTGTTGAAATAAGTGCCTCCATCACCATGTGAGTCCTTCTGCACATATCCTCTAATTCAACCTTCTTTTTCAGAACAATTTCCTTCATTCTACTCGTTTTGAGTTGCTCCAGCCTAGACACTTCATCCTCAACCTACATGAATTCACAGATACGGATAGTTCTATACAAGTCACTCCCCATATAAACTCGCGAGACTAAAATATGTTCTTACCTTTTCTATAGAGTCGACAGAGAGTAAATCGGGCTCAGTAAATTCAGGTTCAGAAGCTGTAATTTTGCAGGTAACGTTCAGAAACATTTGTTGTTCCTCCACTGGCATATCCATCAAATGCCAAAACTCCAACAAAGCAGATGCAAGATCTTGAATCTGGTAGAAGCACAGATAAAAGGGTCAGAAGTATCAAACACAAACAAATATTCTAGATGCTAAAACATAAAAGTGAAAAGAATCATTATATTTATAATAGTACTTACCTTCTGCATTCTCTTCAACTTTAGCTCCTGCAGGCTTTGAATTTGAGCAGCCAACCTTGCAATTGTACTGTTACTTACATCTTTTGCACCATTCAAATCATCCAAGGCAGGGTGGACTCTACAAATTGTTTGTTTGAAATTCATACCAAGAACTGTGCAAAGTGAGTTTATAGTATCTAGGTGGCCCTGCACCTGATTCAAACGATTGATCTACAAATGATTTTAAAGTTATATCAGTAATTGCCATCATTTTTATGGTACTGCACAAAAGATCAGCAGAATCCTAAGTTGCATGAGATATCAATCAATATGGATACACAGATACCATGCTCTCAATTATCAAGACACAAGTTGCGAGTGTCATTGTCAAAGGATATAACTGAACATAGGGACTAACCTTCTCATGTTGAAGTTCATGCAGTTCACTATGCAATTCTTCAAGTCTTCTTAGGGACAGATTGGTCTCGTCAACAAACACCTTATTTCCATTTTGTTCTTTAACCCCAAAAATATCAATAGATAGCTTTTGTATTTGCTCTACAACTCCAACAAATTGATTAATTCTTTCCACTTTCTTTCTACGCATATCCTCCAACAGCGGAATAATGGCTTCAAGTTCTTCCTTCAAGTTCCCACCAGGCTTCAAATCACGCTGAATAAATATAACCAATGACATAAAAATACTCACAAAACCCATAACAAACCTAATTTAACAATTACCAATCTATTTATTATATGCTAATAACTTCAATACCTGCACCGAGCTCTCTCCCATAGAAGTAAAGATATCTGAAAGTTCTGCCATGGCAGTGGCAATATCTCGTTGCAATTTAGTTCTGCATTCTTTGGCCTCTTGTATTTTTTTCATATAAACCTTGAGGCATTCTTGTTCAATTTCCAAAAGTGTTGTCTCCCATTGGCCATCAGTCTCCCCAACTTCATCCCATAATCTCTGTGATAACCAAAGCAAAGAAAACTTTCTAAAATATTTCATGTGCAACGAAAAATTATTAGATATGCTTTGGGAGATCTTGAGGAGGACCTGTAGTTCACACAGTAATGACCCGCAAGTTGCTTCCATGCGCGTAAAGTGCTCACTATAATGATTTGACATGACGCCAGCGATATTCTGCAGCAAGAAGCCTTCTTTAGTCTTGCAAAGAAGAATAAAAACGAAGTATGAAGTCaaaattaaagaagaagaagaataatgaaataataaatagagataaaaaaatgaaaatcatGATATTATTCATAATCAATTATCAATCGAATGAATATCACACTAATTAAAATTGCCTTACTCTGAAAAAATGctttttttaaactttttcttttcttttgcattcTCGTCGACCAAACAGATGGCatgataattaagttaaaattgaatagaaaaacaaacaaaaaaaatccgattcaaagtaaaaaaaaaaaaaaaaaaagcatgaaaAGGGAATACAATTAACAGTGAAATTACCGtgaaatttttagaaattaaCTGTCGTGGCTGTGTACCGAAATGGATGATTGATGATCGGAGATCGGAGATCCAATTGCAGACGATCGAAGAAATTAAATTTGACTATTAGATTATATCAGGGAATCAATGGTGTAAAATTAGCTAAAGAGAGAAAATGTAACGCTTGAATTTTGAGCGAGGGATTGTGAGCGGGAAAGAGCCGTTATGaaaatagataataataataattaatagaaGTAAAATTTAAAGTCTATGCTGACATGTCTTTGAATTAGGCGGGATTCACTTACACGTGGCAAAattataagatattttatatatttgtgtTTAGAGAAAATATTTAGTATTAGTACAAGAAATTCTTAAACTCCACAATTACAGTTaaaaaggttgataaatattctataaaatgtaataaaagaaaaatatttagtactgttaataaaatttttaaattttataaataaaattaaggtATTTACATACGTctcataaaatatttaaaaaaaaattataacaatTTTTTAAAACTATTATTTCTTTGCTTTTCGACTGTGGGTATCAATGAAAACCATAATGATGCTTTTTGAATTTCAAAATGTTGCAGCGTGTAAATTGCCAAATTTTGAACATTTGGGAAATTAAACTATCCTCTCAAACGAAAAGGCCGAAACCAAATTGTTGATATAATTATCA
Above is a genomic segment from Gossypium arboreum isolate Shixiya-1 chromosome 8, ASM2569848v2, whole genome shotgun sequence containing:
- the LOC108468194 gene encoding 65-kDa microtubule-associated protein 4-like isoform X1; the protein is MSNHYSEHFTRMEATCGSLLCELQRLWDEVGETDGQWETTLLEIEQECLKVYMKKIQEAKECRTKLQRDIATAMAELSDIFTSMGESSVQRDLKPGGNLKEELEAIIPLLEDMRRKKVERINQFVGVVEQIQKLSIDIFGVKEQNGNKVFVDETNLSLRRLEELHSELHELQHEKINRLNQVQGHLDTINSLCTVLGMNFKQTICRVHPALDDLNGAKDVSNSTIARLAAQIQSLQELKLKRMQKIQDLASALLEFWHLMDMPVEEQQMFLNVTCKITASEPEFTEPDLLSVDSIEKVEDEVSRLEQLKTSRMKEIVLKKKVELEDMCRRTHMVMEALISTDYSIEAMESGAIDPLYLLEQIDLQISKVREEAVSRKEILEKVEKWLAACEEESWLEEYNRDDNRYNAGRGAHLILKRAEKARTVVNKIPALVEALALKTKAWEKERGAEFLYDGGRLLTMLEDYSSLRQEKETQRQRQRNQKKLHGQLIAEQEALYGSKPSPTMTAKKASRTPTTAASNRKLSFGGAMLQQIKPEKPTSRFHPNKKADSLNENSFANHHRSSGFTSHSDVVGRRSSEVSGHVVKKQPLSAAKMREMESPAVRKPLSSVSNVVNPIVEQEKVQKGQRLSPGCKTPMAKASKPTVNGEDQNRTPKAMPIPVPTTPSTISAPMLMAITPATPATLGTYKFEKILEQVQQIEYSFEEVRAGFFMS
- the LOC108468194 gene encoding 65-kDa microtubule-associated protein 4-like isoform X2 gives rise to the protein MSNHYSEHFTRMEATCGSLLCELQRLWDEVGETDGQWETTLLEIEQECLKVYMKKIQEAKECRTKLQRDIATAMAELSDIFTSMGESSVQRDLKPGGNLKEELEAIIPLLEDMRRKKVERINQFVGVVEQIQKLSIDIFGVKEQNGNKVFVDETNLSLRRLEELHSELHELQHEKINRLNQVQGHLDTINSLCTVLGMNFKQTICRVHPALDDLNGAKDVSNSTIARLAAQIQSLQELKLKRMQKIQDLASALLEFWHLMDMPVEEQQMFLNVTCKITASEPEFTEPDLLSVDSIEKVEDEVSRLEQLKTSRMKEIVLKKKVELEDMCRRTHMVMEALISTDYSIEAMESGAIDPLYLLEQIDLQISKVREEAVSRKEILEKVEKWLAACEEESWLEEYNRDDNRYNAGRGAHLILKRAEKARTVVNKIPALVEALALKTKAWEKERGAEFLYDGGRLLTMLEDYSSLRQEKETQRQRQRNQKKLHGQLIAEQEALYGSKPSPTMTAKKASRTPTTAASNRKLSFGGAMLQQIKPEKPTSRFHPNKKADSLNENSFANHHRSSGFTSHSGRRSSEVSGHVVKKQPLSAAKMREMESPAVRKPLSSVSNVVNPIVEQEKVQKGQRLSPGCKTPMAKASKPTVNGEDQNRTPKAMPIPVPTTPSTISAPMLMAITPATPATLGTYKFEKILEQVQQIEYSFEEVRAGFFMS